ATTGAAAATTATCATATTCCACACAAAGTTATGATATTACTTTGGTTGAGACTTGAGAGTTATTGTGTGTGCAgagatatttgtttataaatttgcgagtttgaaacaaaacacataacATGCGTTGTGCTAAACCTCTGTATAACCATTCGTGGATAAACAACCACAACATTCAGACATATTTATGGAACTtcctttattaaaaacaaaccagtgCTTTCACTAATGTATCTCCATCAGGCGCGCCGATTTCTTAATTATCTGAGGATGCGGAGCGCACCTAGGCGctgaatatgacgtcattgcatATGTGCGACgcatacatttttttagggGCTGGAACAACACAAACTCGCACTGCAATTTCTCATAGTTacgtgtaaaataaatataatttgccAATTAAACAGAGCAACAGGCGGTAatgaaaaaactaaatatgttccagaGGTAGCACTGCTGTACATTTATGATAGCGATTGTTCCTTTGATTATTTAGCGATTGTTCCTTTGATTATTAATAGCGATTGTTcctttgattatttagcctgcaggtgcttgaaaacaggttggacATTTGCCTTTTTATGTATGCAATCGAGTAAACAAGTAAGTATTAATAcatttgcaataaatacttcGTTCGCACATAAACGGAACACAATACTCTTCTGCTTTAGTAATTAGAATGAGACCACCAGACGGCTTAAACGTTGAAAACTGGGAATGCGCATAGGATCGGCGCCCATGATCTCCATTGACCATATTGGTGGTTCTCTTGGGCTCCCGGCTCCCATGGATTCTGAGATAATTGGTTGAACGTCTGATAATTTCCATACaagatttttattactttacctATGATCAAATGCTCAATCTGTAAAAATTAGACATACAACTCATTAACAGATCATCACtctcttttttcacaagtgggcgctcattttttattattaatttctggagacttttaaaaaaacgtcgTTTTTGTGACATATAAAACGTGTTTTGGTatagtatttcaatatttcacgctaaccgttacaccacagagCCCACGAAGACTTTAACCCCTAACCCGTAACCcccaacccctaacccctaactcctaaCTCGTGCtaatcacacaaaaaaaactaaaaaaaacgtaCTGCACTGTGCTGGACTCAACCTGGTAAGAACGAAACAAAGAGATAAAACGACGGCACGCTAACAGTTACACCACAGAGCCGACGATAGTGAAcagaacgaaagagcgtatataacctacCTAATTTAGGAaagatgttcttactagtgttttatatatttataaaggtatttttagtacttaagtaatttttttacacttattaccaatttaaagtgtttctttgtgtatttttaaaaaataataataaaaaaaagagcgcccacttgtaaaaaaagaaagtgaTGATCTGTTAATGAGTCGTAACTAAGAATTAGTGCCGTCTAGGGCAGATTGGACATTTGATCATCGGTCaagtaataaaaatcttaCTTAGAAATTATCGGAAATTTAACCAACTATCTCAGAATCCATGCGAGCCCtagttaaataaacaacaaaaaagcaGGGACAAAAAACATTGCGTCCTCTTCTGCAATTTTAGAAATCGGTGTCTATGACAACGAGCAAtactaaaaacaaatatataaagacTTCATGATGAACTTCTAGCTAAATAATTGTTCAGATTATAACGTAAATATCAACGTCTTTGATTTTGTTTAGCAAGGTAACCAGGTTACGAACCAACGTGATCCTAGTATACAGTATACCTGGGTGCAAAACCTTGATGAGAACTAACCAcagaaattatttattctttttttatttctgtggaaCTAACGACCAAACCAACAAGAAAATACAGCTCTAATAATGGCATGTAACACAAAAAAGCATACTTTAAATTAACCCGTTATACGcggtaattaggtaatgttaaaataatacaagagatcacacagatctaatgcatgagcacggtataaactaattagcatagtattaattaccACTATCACTACAACGGTCGATTgagatcgatcaaaaacaaatcaaaagtaaccaataaccaacaaagcggctttcagtcgccattggtgactgtggagtaaactaattagcatagtattaattacccctatcactacaatggtcgactgagatcgatcaaaaacaaatcaaaagtaaccaacaaagcggatttcagtcgccattggtgactgtggagcagtagatagaatgcatttattcgtgtattataactcattGAACCTAAGACGTATAAGGATTGAAAATTTAGTAAAGAATAGAATATgcgtaaatacgctttgtacaactcctgtaccaaaTTACCGAAGACAAcgataagaaaaaggcactcgtctacgcttcggtgcacacacgttaattgtgcggttttaaacctgaaaatttagtctaaaaattataaatatataatatgatttgatttcaatcaagagattaaagaataaatgctagaattgagaattgaTATAAGTGCGGAAAGaatcgccctatcagcaacaacaacaacaacaacaacaaagctaagaacaactgttcgacgaaaatggaactatatgaccactaccgtgctcaattaatcatatatgatgtttaactagaaataatgttttaattacgATTAATGGTAGTGAGAAAACAGAAAGGTGCTTTTAATGCGTCCCGTTTAAATGATATTagttccttgggcaagacacttagcggtATCGTGAAATATTCCGATTACTGGATCCATTGGCCTAACGGAAAGTTTACATGTAATGAAAGTTTAAatgtcaacacatggtacaggagctgtataaagcgtatttacgcatattctttaccaaaccTTTAAACGTTTAATCCCTATACGTCTTAAGTTTcatgagttataatacataaataaatgcattcCATCCACTGCTCCACAATTACCAATGACGactgaaacccgctttgttggttacttctgggttgttttttaattgagCTCAGTCGGCCGTTGTAGTAAATTGATcaattaatattatgctaattagtatAGAccgtgctcacgcattagatcttTGATCTCCTGTTAGCTTATCCGTGCTCCCCcactaaatatttaatctCTTGTTAACGTAtacttttctgtttatttaaaagtgtccaaaaatcctaaaatgaatttttaacatttatgtaATCGATTGTATTCGATACAATAATTCTCTAATAAcctatgttaaatattgtatagGCCTATCCACTTGGTGTAACGGAAACAAACAAGTTATCAGACAAACAAGTTTTCATATAGAAACCTTTGGTTTTACATACAAATGTAACAATAATAAGCTTCCTTAACCCCTATTTGACCCCGTAATTTCCCCAAAATGaggtaagtgcggaaaaaagtaattaaaaaaaagacaaaaagtaCAATTGGAACCATTTAGGTGCTCAATAACAAATCAACAACTCAAAAAGGTCTACAAATGGTACAAGCGCTGCAAAACCATCTGcctttatttagttttaagaCTAGCGCCCACGGTGTAGTTAGAGGACGCCATGTGAGATACTCAGGACCACTTAATAATTTACAAGCAAAGCTTTTAATAAATACCTGAAAAAAACGAGACAAGATGCCACAGTAagttttaagtgtttttttattaaacaaagttatttggATTGTGCCAGGTAAACTGTGTGtgtaaatttacatttcatttcgcatttataaaaaagatcTTTTTACCTATTTTTAAAGGGTAATTACAGTTATAGCCAATTGGTGTTGTGAAATAAGCTTTCAATTATTACCTCCCAAACAAAAGATTTGAATCTAAAACATACAGATGTTGCcgataattttaattttaaatataacataaataacaatcttttaatattaaatagctGCAGCATATTATActtaaacatagaaattacATGCATATTCTTGAATAAAGGTAAAAGcctactttaaataaaattcttgcagtataatattaaatgacCGCATACATATACAACATCTTGGCGCAATGTAttacaaacaacataaaacaagGGGTGTACACGGTAAACACCCGCTGAgacatcatttttttctaatttagcAGCCATACactattaattaattataaaagaaAGAACTTATGTAATAACGAATAAAGAAAGCTACACCAGTGCAAAATGTCTGTACACACAAAAGCAATAGTGTTAATGATTGTTCAGGCATTGGTCCAAgtattttcaacaaaaaattatttaatgtaaGGTTATTACATTCAATATATTGTCCATCTTCACCAACGTTGAGTTTTAAATCAACCATTTTGACCTTTTCACCTACACGAAGAATGAGCCTACCCAGGAAATTCTGTTCagaatctttaaaataaaccttGCTCATATCTAACAATCCTGTATCAGCATTGAATCTGTAATGTATAAGCAGTAGGATTAAtttaaagtgtaaaacaaTTCAAATGAAATGCTAAACAAAACTAAGAATGGATTTCATATACATGCATAGCAGGGCAATTGACTTAATTACTGGTTTTGTAATAGCAGAAAAGACCTGGGTGCACACTTTCCATTTCTCTCTGAACAGTGCACAGGTCTACttccaattattttttttgtcagttaaaaataaataaatttgtcagTTAAAAATGGTTACTCAAGgggaaaagaaaattaatcTTGTACATTCCCTATTTACCTTAATTCCTGAAATATTGTTTGTGATGCAGTATTGACCTTTTAAACTTGTTACGCaacataaaaattgtttgcATAACAAACCAACTTGGCAgcataacaattttttgttggttataGGGTATAAcgaagtttaaaatatttactaaattatttaaacatccgtcaatcatgttttgcaacACACAATTAAAGCTGTGTTGGATCAAAGCACTGTGTGACTGGGATTTTCCTTTGTTTATAGTTACACTCGAATTTATCAGGGTACCAATCGCTTGTCAGAATAGAAAGTTTCGCAACAGACGaacagttttaataatgtaattGTATTATTCTCCCAGCAGTTTGCTactataaaatagaatttcaGGATAAGTAACTGTTTTGCATTATACCcgcatgtttattttattttggtattttacaGTCACAATTTCTTCTGCATTGCACTTGCAAACAGAAGTATGAAAGTTTCAGTTTTATTGTTCTAGTAGTCGGTAGCTCTGAATACGACCTTCCAACGTCGGTATTACATCGTAACCTTAAGCCAGCAGCCAACAGTGGCCCACAAAACTGATTGTAGCTCAGTATTCAGGACTTATGTGCGCTTTACAATATAACATCTATTCCtgtagtttaattttatcactgttaactttaagtttaattcaatttGCTCCTGTTTACCTTTCTCCTACTCTTTTCTTATCATGGGTGCACTTATGACGCGTCTTTTCTGATGataaatgaacgaatgtaacttgcttcatGCTACCGTGGCCGGAAAAAAActacagtcggtataacatgGAGTTCTAAAGCACAGCTTAGAGGGAACACTGGGCTCGATCCTTTTACCACATTTatgagaaaataaagtgtttgataattttaacactactatatatttacgcaaaactaaaaaatcttACTTTGGCAAACGATGTCTTGGACAAGGTATCCACCGAAATAACTGTGGAATTGAATACAGAAAGTTTGCAACTTGTGGAATGAAAAACAAGATCATAGTTTTGCTGAAGTGACCCAATATTCCTACAACAGCGAATGACATTCcagcaaaataacaaaatgtatCACCAACAAATACCTTTGAAGGGTACCTATTTACAATCATAAGTTGTCTAATGGTTagtattttctaaaattaggttacacaaaaatttaacttaccAATTATGATGCAGAAGACCAAGTGACGTACCCAAAAATGGTATCATGAAATACAACGAAAATCTGTGGTAAGCAGACACAGGTCCAGATAGTTCAAGTACATTGTGTAATATGATTGAAATACATATAATGACTGATTGGCCAACTTCTAAACCATTTATGCCCGATAAAATATTGATTGCATTGGTACAGAAGACTGCCAGCATTCCCATATAGAAGTAGTACAGGATACCTAAAGGGTTAAATGTGttgatatttaaacatatacaaaaaagGATACAGGTAAATGaacaacaattattttttcagttaagGAAACATTTAGGCTCATTTcagtaaaaaaacgaaaaatggaAGGAATTCAAAATGAAATGCATCCCATGCCTTCTTTAACTTGTAGAGTATAGATCTTGGTTCTTAAACtattttgtatgctttacccttttaacaaggATGCTTGTCAGATTTACCCTTATATGTAATATAGCGCTCATtcattaaaaagcgaa
This window of the Ciona intestinalis unplaced genomic scaffold, KH HT001160.1, whole genome shotgun sequence genome carries:
- the LOC100185972 gene encoding UDP-N-acetylglucosamine--dolichyl-phosphate N-acetylglucosaminephosphotransferase-like — protein: MMSTVITLSINGLVSVIGYILTLKLIPSFADHFVSAKLYGRDLNKVSDQKIPEALGVISGAIFLVCMFFFIPIPFVNFSANATNQLNFNHSEFIQFIGALLSICCMIFLGFADDVLNLKWRHKLILPTIASLPLLMVYYTNISNTTIILPKPIHSLFGTELDLGILYYFYMGMLAVFCTNAINILSGINGLEVGQSVIICISIILHNVLELSGPVSAYHRFSLYFMIPFLGTSLGLLHHNWYPSKVFVGDTFCYFAGMSFAVVGILGHFSKTMILFFIPQVANFLYSIPQLFRWIPCPRHRLPKFNADTGLLDMSKVYFKDSEQNFLGRLILRVGEKVKMVDLKLNVGEDGQYIECNNLTLNNFLLKILGPMPEQSLTLLLLCVQTFCTGVAFFIRYYISSFFYN